tcaATTCATTGCTGGAAACAAGATACACAGGAAAAAAAATCAGTCATATTAAACGTGTGATCGAAGACCTACCGCTGCAGCTTGCGAAGCAGATGCTGCAGCATTCGCATCAAAAGGATTAGCCGATTGCATTGGTTGAATAAATGTTGGTGTTGACTGTTCATGGAGAGGAAAAAATAGGAAATCAACTTTTATACATGAAAGTAGTAAAAGAACGCAATCTTAAAAGATGATGATGTAGAATGGACATATACCATTGCAGAGTTATATTGCATCGGAAGTCCCACGTTAGGAACTGGACCAGCTTGCCAAGCAGGTCCTTGATAAGGACTGGCCGGGTATGTTGCAGTAAAAAGATCCTGAAGTGCAATCCGTATACTGCTTTAGAATAATCTATCTAGCCATTAACTGAGAAAAAAGTGAATATGAGTATAACCATACCATCGGTAACTCTTGAGTCCTACTCGTATTAGCTTCTAGTATTTGAGCTTCAGGGACTGAAATAGGTTGTGGCGCTTGTGAGACGGCATGTGATGCTTGTTGTGCTTGAACAGCAGGATTCACAGTCACTCCCTGTGCATGCATCTAAAGCGTGTCAAAAGCATATATTtgaattatttatttttcttgaaATGGCTACTTAAAATTAACATATTTTATCAGTCTAATCCATTTCCTCTGGTGCCAAAGACTCAATATATTTTGGTGTTGAATTATAATAGAATACAACAAGATAGCTCATTAAACTGGTTGCCCTTCTAAATTGCGAATTAGCGATCATATAATAGAATTATTGATGCAATTTTCATTGTGATCTAAACAACCCCAACCCAGTAGATAAGGCTGCATATGTGAAACCCCTACCCTTACCCCCATCATTTGCAGGGTCCCTTGTGGCATTGGAGTGATGTTGTATTGTTGATGTTGAAGTTGATTAGTAAATGCTCACCTGGCTGGTTAAGCCCAAAGAATCAAAAAGAAAGTCGCTACTGGATGAAGATGGAAACATGCCATTTGAAGGTATAAGAGCACCAGCATCACTAGTTATCCCAGACACGGGGGCATGAGTGGGAACCGACAACTCTGTGAGGACCGGTTCACCAATAACTGATTGCTGATCTGGAGTAACAGCAACAGTCAGAGCAAGCTCAAATGAagcatcaaaatcaatcaaagatGTTTCCTCTTTTAGCTCTATTGGATTGCCATTACTTAATTCCAAGCTATCAGAAGATGTCGTTCCCTGCAGGACAGATTATTCAACATGTTCAGCCagtataaatcgttttaaaaaaaaaattgcttgAGGAGAGTACATCCGATCCCTTGATGAAATTGTTCATCTTACAGCTTGAAGGAATTTTTTAGATGCACTCTCTTTTTCAAATAATTTAGAACAGTCGAGCAGTGTTGTATAATGTTACAGTGAGCAGCAGAATGAAAATTGATAACTAAAAACACTACATAAACATTTAAAATCATGTTCCAGATTATTAGCATACCACCAACAAAATATTTCCAAAACATAGTCATAACAAGCAGCACATCCAAACTTTCAGTGAAAACCAGTGAAAAGTAGCTGAAGAATATACTTTCTGCAAATCTCCTACAAAACCTCAGCAGTCCTGATTTACACGAAATCGACACAGACCTCAGCAGTCCTGATTTACACAAAATCGACACAGACCAATCATCAGATTCATCAGTACAAGTCTACCATGATACTGGCTGGTTTAGCAAACAAGCCAGAGTTACGAAACAAGCTGTCAAGAATCAGCAAGGATTACCATTCAATAACACTACCCCAGTGCCTCAAGGACTCCCGCAAATCACCGGGTAAGGGGGGTGCGGATGTATTCACAACAAAAAGAAACGTAACCAATGCAGAAAATGATGTACGGTGATTTCAAAGGAGCGTACATACGATAATAATAAATGTTGAGTTAGTAGTTCAAACAAGTTGAGCACCAGGTGATCTCCCTGAATAAACTTCTCTTTTATCTCTGTGTCTATGTTAAGGGAAGAAGAAAGACTTGTAGTTGATAAGGGACTTGTCACTATTTGTACCACCTTCTTCCCATTTCTATTGTCTCCGTTCGATTTTTGTAGTCTACGGACGTAAAATTTGTACATTAGGTTCTTTAGCAATATCAATATGTAAAGATACACTGTAAAAAAAATTCCACATTTGATGTATCTTCATATTAGTATTTCAAAAAAGCTGTAGCTGTTGGATATTACGAGAAAAATATTAGGTCACTGCCAAAATCAAATGGCGACAACATAAAAGAGGAAGGGGGAGTAATACTAAAAATTTGCGCTCTAAAGCTCAACGCATGTAAACGCAAACATCTAAAATGATATGATGGAGCCTGAAAAGAATCATTAATCAAAAGCCATACAGCCATTTCAAATAGAACATAAGATTTCTTTGAACATAGATAACTTATTAATGAACAATAAGAAAACTAATAGACTATAGTTGATAACATAGTCGTAAAAAACCCACTAAGCCAGTAATAAATGAAAGCGTGAATGCGACAGTCACCTGTGTTACAGCACCCTCAGCAATCCCACTACTATTAGCACTTGGAGGCTCGCTAACTTGAAGAGGCATGACATTCTCCCCCAGTAAATCTCCAACAGGCTGGACAGCAGGAAGGCTAGAATTACTTGAATCATTTTGGCTATCAGGTGACTTGATTTCAGGCTTTATTTCTCCTTCAGGACTAGGACGATCATCTGACTTTTTGCCATTAGAAAATCTATCTTCACGGCGCCAATTACTAACAATTACGGGAGTCACAGGATTTCTCCCATACTCACTGTACCTCTGATTGTCTTTATCAGATGCAGTGCTTCTTCTCACATCATGACTGGGACTTGGCCTGTCACTATAACGACGTTCTTTATCTTTCACTGAACTTCGAGAACTACTCTGATGTGGGTCTGATTGCCTCCTGTTTTCATTTGGTTCTTCTTTGTCACCCTAAAATATAGTAAAAATGTTTAGGCTAAGGAAACTACTAGCGCCACTGTCATGCGAGCATACTAGAAGAATGAAAAGGTTAATGGTTCAGATGAACTAACCATTTTCGACCGTGGAGGTTTGTCAATGCTTCTTTCACCAGTATATCTTCTGTCTACATAGACATGTTTGATAAAACTTCGTAGCTTGTCCCCGTTGCTAGGGAAAAAAGGCAATAAACAAGACAATTCAACAACTAAACAATTatgaagaaaaataattttcactACTTCTCCTTTCATTTTGCCGCAGAATTAGACTATTAGCAGAGGAAAAAGGTCACCCCCATAAAGCAGCAGAGAACGGAAACTAAGAAAAGCTACATAATTGCGTTTAAGTGCCAGCAATAGCTACTCACAAACAAACGGAACTACTACATCCTAAGAAGGCAGCAATGTAAGCGCTTATAAAacagaaaacaaagaaaaaatagATCTAACCTGCTATCAGGAGCCTTTAGATGCTGAGAATCCCATTCTTTGAAGAAAACTTCTTTTGCACGCTGAAAGTACAGTAAGCAACAAAAGCATTATTTTGAGAAACCTCATATGATCAATGAAAATATATATTATTGAGTCGTTGACTGTAATTTACTGTCAGCTGACCTCATTTCCTCCAGCCTGAAGAGATGCAATTTCTTCTGGCGTAAATTTAGCCATTGACACTGACTTAACTCGGTGCGTGAACTCACGGCTAAAAAGTACAAAACTTTGTCAGAACCCCAACGTCAACAACCTTCTGCCCCCTCAACTTATAACATCAAAATAAATGAAGCAGTTCAAGCAAGCATCACTGCACCGATTCTCAAACAAACAAGGTACCAAATTAATATAAGAGCACTTACTGAATTCCACAACAGTTTGTGCAAACAAACGTTGAGAAGGTGACACACACATATTGGGGTCCCTGAATAAAAAACATAAATAAGTATCTATATACACACAACTGATTTTCTTTGGAAAAAAATTACAGCACATATACACATTTCTGTAACATCTTAAAATCAGTCATGGATCCAAAAACCATAGCGCTAGCAACTAAAATTCTATCGTGGCCTTTATATTTAGAGAGCACCCTAACTTTCTCTGTCAGTTCATAAAGATAGAGGAGAAAAGAAGGCAAAACACTAGCATATTGTAAGGTCACTGGTGACATCCAGAGATGTTAATCAGTTCCAGCATCTAAATAACAACGTATGAAGGTTAACATAATACTTGAGAAGGTTCTCAAGATTTGATATGATTGCGGATACTTGAATATTTACACAGTAGTTTTTGAATTAAAGAATGTCATCAATTTAAACAGACTCAAAGGTTGGACATGATGCGAACGAGCATTTTTCCTTAGCAAAGCCAAAAAAAATTTGCAGGTGATCCCCATGCATCAAATTTCTAAGACTCCAAATTCTACAATCAACATGGAAAACAAAGCGAGATAAAACATGTccatttttgacaataattaccCATTAGAAGTTTAGAACACACAAATAATGACGGAATTGGTTGCAATTCCGTTTTCTTTGACACTTTACTATATAAATCCACTTCTCAAATATCTTATATCAATTCTGCACCAAATACTTCATGCAAGTGAAAAACTATCATCTTGCTTGTAGTAGCTGCCCAAAAcaagaaagtgttcatgtaaaGATGCTACTCATATAACCTAAGGAATGGAAATAGCAACGTTGCCTTCTTGATGGCCACATTTCTAAGACAGTCACAGTGTGTGTAGTGATTTCCGAATGTTGACCATGATAGCTAAGACTTAAGTCTTCTTGACGGCGACATTTCTAAGACAGTGTGTGTAGTGATTTCCGAATGAGAATGACATGAAGATCCGCATAAGAAATACTCGTACAATAGTACAGTAGAAAGTAGCATTAACATAGTCGATCAAAACTAGAAATCCAGCTAGCAATTCCTTTGTTAAATGCCAACTTTTTGCTCAATGGAAGAAAACAATGAAACTAGATTACTACTAAAAAACCGTCTCAGACAAAAGTATTGGCGTAAACTTGTTGAACCTACCAAAAAACCCGAATCAACTATTACCAAAACCACCACAAATATAGCAAATTATTAAACTGAACAAGTGTGTCAGCAAAAGTCCTCCGGAATAATATTAAGCGGAGTTTCCATAAACGGACATCAAACAGATTGCAGCGAAAGTAGATAGCCAAAAAAATAACAGCATGAAAAATTTGTAGAAGCTACAAACTGTTTTCAATATTCCTTCTCCGTGAAAATTAGTCAACAGAATTACCATGTAGAGAGTATCAAGCAAAAGAAAATCATACCAAAATATCGCAATTAATACACTTGCGATTGCCAGGTTGCTTAAGAAGACCTCGAATAATTTTCTCATTTTTCTCATCTTCTTTCTTATTACTCGTCATTTCTCCAATCAATCCCTGCAAACTAAGCCCCTTCATATCAGCAATACTAACATAATGATGAAGAATCATCAACCAAAATCATATCAATGTCAAAACAAGAGCTAATTACAGCATTAACGAGTGATCAAGCacaaatttaaacaaaaaaaaaaaaaaacaagatcaaaaccctaattaatcaggCAAATGTAAACCACTTCATATCAGCAACACTAGCATAATCAAGAAAAATATCGCGAAAATAACATATTTAGATCAAGATTAGAGCTAATTACAGCATCAATGAGTGATCACGCACAAACGTAAACTAAAAACAAGAATATGTAAACCAGTTCATGAAAAATCATCAAGCTAAAACATATAAATGCCGAAATTAGAGCTAATTACCGCGGTAATTAATGATCGAGCGCAAATTTAAAcggaaaacaaaatatatatgtaAACCACTTCAAATCAGTAAAACTAACATTATTACGAAAATTAATCAAGTAAATAACATAAAAAGATAAAATTATGAGCTAATTACAGCATTAATAAGTGATCAAGCAAAAAATTAAGCTAAAAACAAGAACGAAAACCTAATCAAGCATATGTAGACCGTAAAACAGcaagaaatttgaagaaaaatcgAGAAATTGACCTGCGTCGTCGTCGGGATTTCAACTGTGCGATATTTGGAGAAATTTATCGACAATGTGCGTGGATTGATTTAGAGAGAAAAAGATGGAGACCAAAAGTTGATGAAGTGCACGTTGGAATAATTAAGGAGTAGTTGAAATTAAAATGGAAAAATTTGAAGAGGAGGTTTTATATACGTGAGTGAGGAGTTGTGTATGTAGTGCATGAGAGTATGAGACCACTACTTAGCTTGTACAGTTGTACAACTCATTTTTCAGAGTGGGGAATTAACTGAAATCAAACTGGAGATTGGAGACTAGTAAAAAGTCAAATGAGAGAGAAGAGATGCAAATTAAAAACGtatttagggtttgattgctcCAAATGAAACTTAATTACCACTCTCACCAATTTTTTAATCAAATCTTCATCAAATTACTCAATTATTAAAATCGTAATTCTCGTAATTAAATAACAATTGTTACTTCATTCTTTATATCAATTTAAAAAAATGTAAATAATCATGTAATTATTAAATTGAGGTTAGATAAACTTAGGATTTGTGAAATTAAGGTTTATGGGGAAGGGGTGGGAAGCTCGTCTGGAGGTATTAGAGGCATGTCGGTGAGCAAGGGCCGAGGGGGAGGGGTTCACATACAGATGGTTGGTCATGTTGGTGGCTGAGGTGGTGGAGGGAGGTGGTAGAATTGAAAAAGGGCGAATTAAAAAGAGAGAAAACTAAAAAATTAGGAATTGTAATTGATGggacatattctgcacccgctgaccgagtcaacatattaagcaaggtcaaagatatccacagcaagtcaaccccttggacagcctagccgacgcagCCAGCCGGCCTGTCACTTGtatctcggctaggcaactagccagccgggaggcctatccgcgtactcacatccaagacccctcggcatggagtcaacagggcccgccggcctgccatgggtccctcggccgagggtagaacagtctttccacctgctctgccacttggccactacgtgacaaaaggtgaaagtctataaatactcctcaaccctcattgaggaaaggatccgaaaataagctaataatccacaattaatctggtataaactcccttatctctctacaatatactttgccaagtaacacacaacttaatccctttaagtttactgacttgagcgtcggagtgagttcgctcgataccaagccgagccctcggtttgttcattgtttcaggagaggccgaaaggaagagtcaagcaaagtcatcattctacaagcttacgtggtaacaaatctgctctggaattacacccggaacagtaatGAAAGGGGTAAATTGGTCAATTATGCCCATGATTGAATAAATCATGTCTATGAAAAAGCATAACTCATTAagaaaacaatttgcaaagtttTTGTTAATTCGGGTCTGTTTTACAATGCAGTGAAATTTTTGATGAAGAAATATATCTTATCTTATTTTGAAACGGATTAAATAGTAACGTATTGTAAAAGGTCGAATGCGGAGGGATTAGCAAAAAGTTTGTCTCGTTAATATAAATATTCAACTATTTGACTTGTTGTAAGTACTACTGTAaatcccgtgctaaagcacggtattttgaagattttttcTATATAGAGGCATACTCGAGTATTGTTAATTGTATGTTataatctactaaatataatattaGTAAGAGGTAGAAAAAAGAAAGTTTGCTAGAATCAAAAGACACTTTAAGTTAAGGGTTATTATATGTGGTACCGGGTACCCCTGTGTTTTTTTAAATTCTACGTGATACCCTACGTTTTTGAAAACATCAGTAGTACCCCTAAATTTTgtaaaatgttctcaaaatgctcaaattactaaaaatcacatttttaaagAGTTAAATTTTGTTAAGAAAATATGTTTACGACTGACTAAACGATGTTTGTTAATggcatcactactacagatacagcctataacaacgggtaaaaaccgttgtaaaataaaaaagcggacgttgttaaagcggccgttgtagaaggtatttacaacggtttggttatttagtgaaaccgttgtctaaagtattcaccacggttaaaagccgttgttgttgggtgttctccgttgtggaaagtgtttcaaaaatttggagggaataatataacaacggttgtcgtatgtataacctttgttgtaactttccctccaaaattgtgaagtcttttgacaacgggtttatggtacatacccgttgttgaaatttttagtaacaacggttgtttgtttaatacccgttgttgtaattttacctccaaaattgtgaagacttttaacaacggttcttcgtttaaaacctgttgttgaatattatgcgcgggtatttgtgaatgtcattcacaacggtgttatttttattaaccgttgtgaaaggtattcacaacggtttttttttagtaaccgtttttattacgaactcctattgttttgaaaaaataaatttgtttcatgtcATTCAAAACCTCGCATATATCGTCACaaagaccatataccaaagaccaaagataaatcacagctgggttcatcagaactcaatagattcaattcaaccacaacagcagctgcatcatatatatatatatatatatatagagaaaagATCATTTGAGTCCTTCTCTTacctttgagtccataagtcccctttagagccattggatgaggaagatggagggttgagattggaagcaaaaaaagGAGGATTAATGCCTAATAAAACACTAtccctctctactttactaatccacactaatcaaatattaatccactatataacctttatttttccaccaacttctctctcattcacacaattcacttctctactccctctctaaaacccaaattaattcaaaacccaaataattctctcatccaaaaaacccaaataattcaaaatctaaaaaataaaaaaaattccctCCATTTTACCACCACCGTGACCTCACCACCCCACTACCGCCTCCTTCCACCTCGCACCTCGCACCACAAACACCACCCACAACCGACACCACCTCCTCACCCCTCGCCAACACCAAGCACCTCCTC
This sequence is a window from Silene latifolia isolate original U9 population chromosome 8, ASM4854445v1, whole genome shotgun sequence. Protein-coding genes within it:
- the LOC141597324 gene encoding uncharacterized protein LOC141597324 isoform X1, producing the protein MKGLSLQGLIGEMTSNKKEDEKNEKIIRGLLKQPGNRKCINCDILGPQYVCVTFSTFVCTNCCGIHREFTHRVKSVSMAKFTPEEIASLQAGGNERAKEVFFKEWDSQHLKAPDSSNGDKLRSFIKHVYVDRRYTGERSIDKPPRSKMGDKEEPNENRRQSDPHQSSSRSSVKDKERRYSDRPSPSHDVRRSTASDKDNQRYSEYGRNPVTPVIVSNWRREDRFSNGKKSDDRPSPEGEIKPEIKSPDSQNDSSNSSLPAVQPVGDLLGENVMPLQVSEPPSANSSGIAEGAVTQGTTSSDSLELSNGNPIELKEETSLIDFDASFELALTVAVTPDQQSVIGEPVLTELSVPTHAPVSGITSDAGALIPSNGMFPSSSSSDFLFDSLGLTSQGVTVNPAVQAQQASHAVSQAPQPISVPEAQILEANTSRTQELPMDLFTATYPASPYQGPAWQAGPVPNVGLPMQYNSAMSTPTFIQPMQSANPFDANAAASASQAAAFPSISSLHATLPNMAAQGGFSLGIGRPSWMPPHTSSHPSVAPPHGSSIRPPIPGAYMGQQLGQFQNNMPPSRPQGLVSVNPAAPTPNPSLGGNPFG
- the LOC141597324 gene encoding uncharacterized protein LOC141597324 isoform X2 — translated: MTSNKKEDEKNEKIIRGLLKQPGNRKCINCDILGPQYVCVTFSTFVCTNCCGIHREFTHRVKSVSMAKFTPEEIASLQAGGNERAKEVFFKEWDSQHLKAPDSSNGDKLRSFIKHVYVDRRYTGERSIDKPPRSKMGDKEEPNENRRQSDPHQSSSRSSVKDKERRYSDRPSPSHDVRRSTASDKDNQRYSEYGRNPVTPVIVSNWRREDRFSNGKKSDDRPSPEGEIKPEIKSPDSQNDSSNSSLPAVQPVGDLLGENVMPLQVSEPPSANSSGIAEGAVTQGTTSSDSLELSNGNPIELKEETSLIDFDASFELALTVAVTPDQQSVIGEPVLTELSVPTHAPVSGITSDAGALIPSNGMFPSSSSSDFLFDSLGLTSQGVTVNPAVQAQQASHAVSQAPQPISVPEAQILEANTSRTQELPMDLFTATYPASPYQGPAWQAGPVPNVGLPMQYNSAMSTPTFIQPMQSANPFDANAAASASQAAAFPSISSLHATLPNMAAQGGFSLGIGRPSWMPPHTSSHPSVAPPHGSSIRPPIPGAYMGQQLGQFQNNMPPSRPQGLVSVNPAAPTPNPSLGGNPFG